Proteins found in one Patescibacteria group bacterium genomic segment:
- the rsmA gene encoding 16S rRNA (adenine(1518)-N(6)/adenine(1519)-N(6))-dimethyltransferase RsmA: MKKVKEICRTLDFRPLKKRGQNFLTNPSILKTIIQAAELKKGDFVLEIGPGLGILTQELVKKVKKVLAIEIDKKLVNFLKEKFKKVKNLEIIQGDILKIKNLKLKNPYKIVANLPYYLTGVVLRKFLTKEPRPKLMVLMVQKEVAERILAKNKKKSIISLMVNFYGQPEIVQIVSKNNFWPKPKVDSAILKITNLKPRFSKIRRNLFFKIIKTGFAHPRKKLVNNLTRIIEKEKLKELFQAIGWSQEVRAENLDLEDWLKLYQNIGVFVKDF, translated from the coding sequence ATGAAGAAGGTAAAAGAAATCTGTCGAACCTTAGATTTCCGGCCTCTAAAAAAAAGAGGGCAAAATTTCCTAACTAATCCCAGTATTTTAAAAACAATAATTCAGGCGGCCGAGCTTAAAAAAGGCGATTTTGTCTTAGAAATTGGCCCAGGTTTAGGCATTTTAACTCAAGAATTAGTCAAAAAAGTTAAGAAAGTATTAGCCATAGAAATTGATAAAAAATTAGTTAATTTCTTAAAAGAGAAGTTTAAAAAGGTTAAAAATTTAGAAATTATTCAAGGCGATATCTTAAAAATTAAAAATTTAAAATTAAAAAATCCTTATAAAATTGTCGCTAATTTACCCTATTATCTTACCGGTGTCGTTTTACGAAAATTTTTAACTAAAGAACCAAGGCCAAAACTAATGGTTTTAATGGTTCAGAAAGAAGTGGCCGAAAGGATTCTTGCTAAAAATAAAAAAAAGAGTATCATTTCTTTGATGGTTAATTTTTATGGTCAGCCAGAAATTGTTCAAATTGTTTCGAAAAATAATTTTTGGCCAAAACCAAAAGTTGACTCCGCCATTTTGAAAATTACCAACCTCAAACCTCGTTTTTCCAAAATTAGAAGAAATTTATTTTTCAAAATAATTAAAACTGGCTTTGCTCATCCCAGAAAAAAATTAGTTAACAACTTAACCAGAATCATAGAAAAGGAAAAGTTAAAAGAACTTTTTCAGGCAATCGGTTGGTCACAAGAAGTGAGGGCAGAAAACCTCGATTTAGAAGACTGGCTAAAACTTTATCAAAACATTGGGGTTTTTGTAAAAGATTTTTAA
- a CDS encoding YifB family Mg chelatase-like AAA ATPase: MLVKILSGVTIGLSSKIVEVEVDLSTGFPGLEIIGLADKAIEEAKERVKLAIKNSGLKFPHQKRLVINLAPADLKKEGPIYDLPIALGILIASQQIPFNLFPQNYLFLGELSLNGDLKHSKGVLPLALLVKEKGLEGIFLPRANLQEANLVEGVRIFPLRSLKEFLAHLSGASPLKPIIGQGIDIKEEKYEVDMAYIKGQEQVKRALEIVAAGGHNLLMSGPPGAGKTLLAKTIPSILPKMTREEILEVSKIYSIAGLLSEEKPFITTRPFRSPHHTVSETALIGGGSTPRPGEISLAHRGVLFLDELPEFSRHVLESLRQPLEDGVVTISRVKGSLTFPANFIFIASENPCPCGYYGDPNKPCLCSPAQIIKYHKKISGPLLDRIDLHLEVPRLGLEKLFEEKVAESSQEIRKRVEMARNIQRERFKKTDFLTNAEMGVREIKKFCQIDQEGETLLKEAVEKFFLSARAYYRILKVARTIADLAQKEKIAPSHIAEAIQYRVRSEREVI, translated from the coding sequence ATGTTAGTTAAAATTCTTTCTGGCGTTACTATTGGTCTTTCCTCCAAAATTGTTGAAGTTGAGGTTGATCTTTCCACTGGCTTTCCTGGTTTAGAAATTATTGGTTTAGCAGATAAGGCAATTGAAGAAGCAAAAGAAAGAGTAAAATTAGCTATTAAAAACTCTGGTCTTAAATTTCCCCATCAAAAAAGACTAGTGATTAACTTAGCTCCAGCCGATTTGAAAAAAGAAGGGCCAATTTATGATTTACCAATTGCCTTGGGGATTCTCATTGCTTCTCAACAAATTCCTTTTAATTTATTTCCTCAGAACTATCTCTTTTTAGGTGAACTTTCTTTAAACGGTGACTTAAAACATAGTAAAGGGGTTTTACCTCTTGCTCTTTTAGTTAAAGAAAAAGGATTAGAAGGCATCTTTTTGCCACGGGCTAATTTACAAGAAGCAAATTTGGTTGAAGGTGTTAGAATCTTCCCCCTTCGTTCATTAAAAGAATTTTTAGCCCATCTTTCCGGCGCTTCTCCTTTAAAACCAATCATTGGTCAAGGAATAGATATTAAAGAGGAGAAATATGAGGTTGATATGGCTTATATTAAAGGTCAAGAGCAAGTTAAGAGAGCGCTGGAAATTGTTGCCGCTGGTGGTCACAATCTTCTCATGTCCGGTCCGCCTGGGGCCGGTAAAACTCTTTTAGCCAAAACCATACCCTCAATTTTGCCAAAGATGACAAGAGAGGAGATTTTAGAAGTGAGTAAAATTTATTCGATTGCTGGTTTACTTTCAGAAGAGAAGCCATTTATTACTACTCGACCATTTCGTTCGCCCCATCATACCGTTTCCGAAACTGCTTTAATTGGCGGCGGCTCGACACCTCGGCCCGGTGAAATCAGTTTAGCTCATCGCGGCGTTTTGTTTCTTGACGAATTACCAGAATTTTCTCGCCATGTTTTAGAAAGCCTTCGTCAGCCCTTAGAAGATGGGGTTGTCACAATTTCTCGCGTCAAAGGTTCATTAACTTTTCCGGCTAATTTTATTTTTATTGCCTCAGAAAATCCTTGTCCTTGTGGTTATTATGGCGACCCAAATAAACCCTGTCTCTGTTCGCCGGCACAAATTATTAAATATCATAAAAAAATTTCTGGCCCACTTCTAGACAGAATTGATTTACACTTAGAAGTGCCTCGTTTAGGTCTAGAAAAGTTATTCGAAGAAAAGGTTGCAGAAAGTTCTCAAGAAATAAGGAAAAGAGTAGAAATGGCTAGAAATATTCAGAGAGAAAGATTTAAAAAAACAGATTTTCTAACCAATGCTGAAATGGGAGTAAGAGAAATCAAAAAATTTTGTCAAATTGACCAAGAAGGGGAAACATTACTTAAAGAGGCGGTTGAAAAATTTTTTCTCTCAGCTCGAGCTTATTACCGCATTCTTAAGGTCGCTCGGACAATTGCTGATTTAGCCCAAAAAGAAAAAATTGCCCCATCTCACATAGCCGAAGCAATTCAATATCGCGTTAGATCAGAAAGAGAAGTTATTTGA
- the leuS gene encoding leucine--tRNA ligase, protein MIYQPKKIEKKWQKIWQRLKLFQAKDLSSKPKQYLLVEFPYPSGDGLHVGHVRSYTGLDVLARKRRMEGYNVLFPIGWDAFGLPTENYAIRTGLHPIEITKKNIKVFKKQLKSLGLSFDWSREINTTDSEYYKWTQWIFLKLFEHGLAYQAEMPINWCPSCKIGLANEEVIGGKCERCGTVTEQRMIKQWLLRITQYADRLIDDLKYVDYLEKIKTQQINWIGRSEGTTVKFQISNAKFQIEVFTTRIDTIFGVTALVVAPEHKIIKNLESRIENLEEVKKYIEKSKRKSEFERTKLEKEKTGVPLKGIFAINPVSQERVPVWVGDYVIATYGGGAVMVVPAHDERDFEFAKKYNLPIKEVVAGGDISQKAYTGYGRLINSDQFSGLSSQEAIEKITHWLEQKGLGQKSVQYKLRDWIFSRQHYWGEPIPLIFCKNCKKLVENFNTQFSNTQQIQNSKFKIQNFSKGEILNPGWVAVAEKDLPVKLPYLEKYQPSGTGESPLAKIKKWVKTKCPKCGSLAKRETDTMPNWAGSNWYYLAYLVKKNSKFKLKNSKLLKYWLPVDWYNGGMEHTTLHLLYSRFIYKFLFDLGIVPTVEPYQKRTSQGIVLGEDGRKMSKSFGNVINPDEIVKKYGADTLRVYEMFMGPFDETIAWQTKSMIGCFRFLNRIWEIFQEKEKFGPSSKKMKIKLHQTIKKVSQDIEMMKFNTAIASLMELINFWSQPNEKLSLEESGLFLKILSPFAPHLAEELWQKIGQKKSIFLEKWPRADDSLLQEEKVELIIQINGRIREKIEVPITISKEEAENLAKNREKVKKYLIGQEIKKVIFIPSKLINFVID, encoded by the coding sequence ATGATCTATCAACCAAAAAAAATTGAAAAAAAATGGCAGAAAATCTGGCAAAGATTGAAGTTGTTCCAAGCCAAAGACCTTTCTTCTAAACCAAAACAATATCTTTTAGTTGAATTTCCTTATCCTTCTGGCGATGGACTTCATGTTGGTCATGTTCGGTCTTATACTGGCCTTGATGTTTTGGCTCGTAAAAGAAGGATGGAAGGTTATAATGTTTTATTTCCTATTGGTTGGGATGCTTTTGGTTTACCAACAGAGAATTATGCTATCAGAACCGGCCTTCATCCGATTGAAATTACCAAAAAGAATATTAAAGTTTTTAAAAAACAGCTGAAATCTTTAGGCCTTTCTTTTGATTGGTCGCGTGAAATTAATACAACGGATTCAGAATATTATAAATGGACGCAGTGGATCTTTTTGAAACTTTTTGAACATGGCCTAGCTTATCAAGCTGAGATGCCAATTAATTGGTGCCCATCCTGTAAGATTGGTTTGGCCAACGAGGAGGTGATTGGAGGCAAGTGTGAAAGGTGTGGAACCGTTACCGAGCAGAGAATGATTAAACAGTGGTTATTGAGAATTACTCAATATGCCGATCGTTTGATTGATGATTTAAAATATGTTGATTATTTAGAGAAAATTAAAACTCAACAGATTAATTGGATTGGTCGGTCAGAGGGAACAACAGTTAAATTCCAAATTTCAAATGCCAAATTTCAAATCGAAGTCTTTACAACACGAATTGATACGATTTTTGGTGTCACGGCTTTAGTTGTTGCTCCTGAGCATAAAATTATTAAGAACTTGGAGTCTAGGATAGAGAATTTAGAAGAGGTTAAAAAATACATTGAAAAATCAAAAAGAAAATCTGAGTTTGAGAGGACAAAATTAGAAAAAGAGAAGACAGGAGTACCTTTAAAGGGTATTTTTGCCATTAATCCAGTTAGTCAAGAGAGGGTCCCTGTTTGGGTTGGTGATTATGTTATTGCTACTTATGGTGGTGGGGCGGTAATGGTTGTGCCGGCTCATGACGAGAGGGATTTTGAGTTTGCCAAAAAATATAATTTACCGATCAAAGAAGTAGTGGCGGGCGGCGATATTAGTCAGAAAGCTTATACTGGTTATGGTCGATTGATTAATTCCGACCAGTTTAGCGGTTTATCGTCTCAAGAAGCAATTGAAAAAATTACTCACTGGTTAGAGCAAAAGGGTTTAGGACAGAAAAGTGTTCAATATAAACTTCGTGATTGGATTTTTTCTCGTCAACACTACTGGGGTGAACCGATCCCTCTAATTTTTTGTAAAAACTGCAAAAAATTAGTAGAAAATTTCAATACCCAATTTTCAAACACCCAACAAATTCAAAATTCAAAATTCAAAATTCAAAATTTTAGTAAAGGGGAAATTTTAAATCCTGGTTGGGTGGCGGTAGCTGAGAAAGATTTACCCGTTAAACTACCTTATTTAGAAAAGTATCAACCATCCGGTACTGGCGAATCACCATTAGCAAAAATTAAAAAATGGGTTAAGACAAAATGTCCAAAATGCGGTAGTTTAGCCAAAAGAGAAACTGATACAATGCCGAATTGGGCTGGTTCAAATTGGTACTACCTTGCTTATCTAGTGAAAAAAAATTCAAAATTCAAACTGAAAAATTCAAAATTACTAAAATATTGGCTACCAGTTGATTGGTATAACGGCGGCATGGAGCATACGACCCTCCATCTTTTATACTCTCGTTTTATTTATAAATTTTTATTTGATCTTGGTATTGTCCCGACCGTTGAGCCATATCAAAAGAGAACCTCTCAAGGTATTGTTTTGGGTGAAGATGGGCGAAAGATGAGCAAAAGTTTCGGCAATGTTATTAATCCCGACGAGATAGTGAAAAAATATGGTGCTGATACATTACGAGTTTATGAAATGTTTATGGGACCCTTTGATGAGACTATTGCGTGGCAGACTAAAAGTATGATTGGTTGTTTCAGATTTTTAAATCGAATTTGGGAAATTTTTCAGGAAAAAGAAAAATTTGGTCCGTCATCAAAAAAAATGAAAATAAAACTTCATCAAACGATCAAAAAGGTTTCTCAAGATATTGAAATGATGAAATTTAATACCGCCATTGCTTCTTTGATGGAATTGATTAATTTTTGGTCTCAACCGAACGAAAAACTTTCTCTAGAAGAAAGTGGGTTGTTTTTGAAAATTCTTTCTCCTTTTGCTCCTCATTTAGCTGAAGAGCTTTGGCAAAAAATTGGCCAAAAGAAAAGTATTTTTTTAGAAAAATGGCCTAGGGCAGATGACAGTTTGCTTCAAGAAGAAAAAGTTGAGTTAATTATCCAGATTAATGGAAGAATTAGGGAGAAGATTGAAGTTCCTATTACTATTTCAAAAGAAGAGGCTGAGAATTTAGCTAAAAACCGAGAAAAAGTCAAAAAATATCTAATTGGCCAAGAGATTAAAAAGGTTATTTTTATCCCTTCCAAATTAATTAATTTCGTTATTGATTAA
- a CDS encoding TraR/DksA C4-type zinc finger protein: protein MFKNFLKEIEERLKKQKTELEAQLEKLGERSKRFGNGFEVDFPDFGDKEDEMADEVSAFGDRLSLGSSLEKSLEEVNLALEKIKKGTYGICEKCGQKIDEKRLRALPTAKYCLTCKK, encoded by the coding sequence ATGTTTAAAAATTTCTTAAAAGAAATTGAGGAGAGATTAAAAAAACAAAAAACAGAATTAGAAGCTCAGCTAGAGAAATTGGGTGAAAGAAGTAAAAGATTTGGTAATGGCTTTGAAGTGGACTTTCCTGATTTTGGTGATAAAGAAGATGAGATGGCCGACGAGGTTTCTGCTTTCGGTGATCGGCTTTCTTTGGGAAGTAGTCTAGAGAAAAGTTTAGAAGAGGTTAATCTTGCCCTAGAGAAAATTAAAAAAGGAACCTATGGAATTTGTGAAAAATGTGGTCAAAAAATTGATGAAAAGAGATTAAGAGCGTTGCCGACAGCGAAATATTGTTTAACCTGTAAAAAATAA
- the pnp gene encoding polyribonucleotide nucleotidyltransferase codes for MEEKIFTTEIGGRKLIVKTGALANQANGSVIVQYGETTVLATAVMGEERGELDYFPLTVDYEERFYAAGKIKGSRFIKRETRPPDEAILAGRLIDRSLRPLFNQDLRREVQIITTVLSVDQENDPDLVALYAASLALAISDIPWSGPVAGVRVGQINQELVLNPTYQARAKSNLDLVVCSLDQKIIMIEASALEVSEEVVLKATQFSLKHSRRLIKFFQEIQEKVGKPKNYSWLKELTAEEKKEQEKIEKIVRDFSQKEIPKYLFQKKLASKEERIAAVEKIRRELDEILIKKNIGKEKREKAIEQVNKSIYTAISQSILDKEKRIDGRGLDEIRPLFAKVGVLPRVHGSALFQRGETQVLATVTLGAPGMEQYLDTMEESGRKRFMHHYNFPPFSAGEVAPLRTTGRRETGHSMLVEKGLLAVMPDQETFPYTIRVVSEVLSSNGSTSMASACASCLALMDAGVPIKRPVAGIAVGLSSEEENGNFKRFKTFIDLQDLEDGPGGMDFKVIGTREGITAIQMDTKTKGLSFEITKEALEKAKIGRNKILDFMNSILTSPRQELSPFAPKIIAFRIEPEKIRNIIGPKGKVINEIVAQTGVTIDIENDGLVIVTSPSQEALIKARDWINDLTKEIKVGEIFRAKITRIVDFGAFVELFSGESGLIHISEIAPFRVKNINDILEVGEIIPVKLIKIDEMGRLSFSLKRIADKSFYRKKGFL; via the coding sequence AAGAAAATTAATCGTTAAAACTGGAGCATTAGCTAACCAAGCCAATGGTTCGGTTATTGTTCAATACGGCGAAACAACGGTCTTAGCTACGGCTGTTATGGGCGAAGAGCGGGGTGAGTTGGATTATTTTCCTTTAACCGTTGACTACGAAGAGAGATTTTATGCTGCCGGTAAAATTAAAGGTTCCCGTTTTATTAAAAGAGAGACACGGCCGCCCGACGAAGCTATTTTAGCCGGTCGGCTGATCGATCGTTCTTTAAGACCCTTGTTTAATCAGGATTTGCGTCGTGAAGTTCAAATTATCACTACCGTTCTTTCTGTTGATCAAGAAAATGATCCTGACCTTGTTGCTCTTTATGCTGCTTCTTTGGCTTTGGCCATCTCTGATATTCCTTGGTCGGGGCCAGTGGCTGGTGTTCGTGTTGGTCAAATTAATCAAGAATTAGTTTTAAACCCTACCTATCAAGCTCGAGCCAAAAGTAATCTCGATTTAGTGGTTTGTAGTTTAGACCAAAAAATCATTATGATTGAGGCCAGTGCCCTAGAAGTTTCAGAAGAGGTGGTTCTTAAAGCTACTCAATTTAGTCTTAAACATAGTCGACGTCTAATTAAGTTTTTTCAAGAAATTCAGGAAAAAGTAGGAAAGCCTAAAAACTATTCTTGGTTAAAAGAATTAACCGCCGAAGAAAAGAAAGAGCAAGAGAAAATTGAAAAAATTGTTCGTGACTTTTCCCAAAAAGAGATACCAAAATATTTATTTCAAAAAAAATTAGCAAGCAAAGAAGAAAGAATTGCTGCTGTCGAAAAAATTCGTCGCGAGTTAGATGAAATTTTGATTAAAAAAAATATTGGCAAAGAAAAAAGAGAAAAAGCGATTGAACAAGTTAACAAATCAATTTACACGGCGATTAGTCAATCAATTCTCGATAAAGAAAAAAGAATTGATGGACGAGGATTGGATGAAATTCGTCCTCTTTTTGCCAAAGTAGGAGTTTTGCCCCGTGTTCACGGCTCAGCTCTTTTTCAGCGCGGTGAAACTCAAGTTCTTGCCACGGTGACCTTGGGGGCGCCGGGCATGGAACAGTATTTAGATACCATGGAAGAATCAGGCCGGAAACGTTTTATGCATCATTACAATTTTCCACCCTTTTCGGCTGGCGAAGTAGCTCCTTTACGAACAACTGGTCGAAGAGAAACCGGTCATAGTATGTTAGTTGAAAAAGGTCTTTTGGCCGTAATGCCCGATCAAGAAACTTTTCCTTATACCATTCGCGTTGTCTCAGAAGTTTTGTCTTCTAATGGTTCGACCTCTATGGCTTCAGCTTGTGCTTCTTGTTTAGCTTTAATGGATGCTGGTGTACCAATCAAAAGACCAGTAGCTGGTATTGCTGTTGGTTTAAGTTCAGAAGAAGAGAATGGAAATTTTAAAAGATTTAAAACCTTTATTGACCTTCAGGATTTAGAAGATGGGCCAGGTGGGATGGATTTTAAAGTGATTGGCACAAGAGAGGGTATTACCGCCATTCAGATGGATACTAAAACAAAAGGACTTTCTTTTGAAATTACTAAAGAGGCTTTAGAAAAAGCAAAAATTGGTCGAAATAAAATTCTTGATTTTATGAATTCAATTTTAACCTCGCCTCGGCAAGAACTTTCTCCTTTTGCGCCTAAGATTATTGCTTTTCGCATTGAACCAGAGAAGATTCGTAATATTATTGGTCCGAAAGGTAAGGTTATTAACGAGATTGTCGCTCAAACCGGCGTTACTATTGACATTGAAAATGACGGGCTGGTAATCGTCACCTCTCCTTCTCAAGAGGCTTTGATTAAAGCCCGTGATTGGATTAATGATTTAACCAAAGAGATAAAGGTTGGTGAAATTTTTCGGGCAAAAATTACACGAATTGTCGATTTTGGTGCTTTTGTTGAACTCTTTTCCGGCGAATCAGGATTGATTCATATTTCAGAAATTGCCCCCTTCCGTGTCAAAAATATAAATGATATTTTAGAAGTAGGGGAGATTATTCCGGTTAAATTGATTAAAATTGATGAAATGGGCCGATTGAGTTTTTCTTTGAAGCGAATAGCTGATAAATCTTTTTATCGAAAAAAAGGTTTTTTATGA
- a CDS encoding thrombospondin type 3 repeat-containing protein, which translates to MKNHGPLIGLALLAIFTLFFGFFRIKESIQGPFRVPKYENKLTNEEIQSLLAQRDTDKDGLSDVDEVFKYKTSIYLSDSDSDNYPDKEEIEAGSDPLNPKSTPLKKVAEGSKIEEKKELTVEEIKEILIQAGLPKETLDKVDDETLKKLYNETIQETGIDPEELKKQLSSGLGKLDFSKIIAEQQKLINLSITNTPPTNQPFAENLTGFENLDPATIRQLMLSVGADKTTLDQIDDATLKNLFLQAVKEAQK; encoded by the coding sequence ATGAAAAATCATGGTCCTTTAATTGGCTTAGCTCTTTTAGCTATTTTTACCCTTTTTTTTGGCTTTTTTAGAATTAAAGAGTCAATTCAAGGACCGTTTCGAGTGCCAAAATACGAAAATAAATTAACTAATGAAGAAATTCAGTCTTTATTAGCCCAGAGGGACACGGATAAAGATGGTCTTTCTGATGTTGATGAGGTTTTTAAATATAAAACCTCAATTTACCTATCCGATTCAGATTCTGATAATTATCCCGACAAAGAAGAAATTGAGGCTGGTTCTGACCCTCTAAATCCCAAATCAACCCCCTTGAAAAAAGTTGCCGAGGGGTCCAAAATAGAAGAAAAGAAAGAACTAACAGTTGAGGAAATTAAAGAGATATTAATTCAAGCTGGTCTACCTAAAGAAACCCTAGACAAGGTTGATGACGAAACTCTAAAAAAGTTGTATAATGAAACTATCCAAGAGACAGGCATTGATCCTGAGGAGTTAAAAAAACAATTATCAAGCGGATTAGGCAAATTAGATTTTTCTAAAATTATCGCTGAACAGCAAAAATTGATCAATTTATCAATAACTAATACACCTCCCACTAACCAACCCTTTGCTGAAAATTTAACTGGTTTTGAAAATTTGGATCCAGCGACTATTCGGCAGTTGATGCTTTCGGTCGGAGCGGACAAAACTACTCTCGATCAAATTGATGATGCCACCTTAAAAAACCTGTTTTTACAAGCCGTAAAAGAAGCACAAAAATAA
- the rnpA gene encoding ribonuclease P protein component gives MLPKKYRLVKEKDFKILAKQGQPFFTKELGLKYLKNNFKFSRFGLVVANKIDKRSTVRNKIKRRLREIIYQDLNKIKKGFDIIILTKPEIKNLDFWSMKERLEKLLKRAKLLERNNTSNNV, from the coding sequence ATGTTGCCAAAAAAATATCGACTGGTCAAAGAAAAGGATTTTAAAATTTTAGCTAAACAAGGTCAACCTTTTTTTACTAAAGAATTAGGATTAAAATATTTGAAAAACAATTTTAAATTTTCTCGTTTTGGCCTAGTGGTGGCCAATAAAATTGACAAAAGATCAACTGTTAGGAATAAAATTAAAAGGAGGTTGCGTGAAATTATTTATCAAGATTTAAATAAAATAAAAAAAGGTTTTGATATTATAATTTTAACCAAACCAGAAATCAAAAACCTTGATTTTTGGTCAATGAAAGAAAGATTAGAGAAATTGCTAAAAAGGGCAAAACTTTTAGAAAGAAATAACACCTCAAATAATGTATAG
- a CDS encoding signal peptidase II: MKKEKYFLIFFLLFFILERLIKNILLIKKEYLFFKLIPNPYFLFFFKGDIFYFLVLMIFFLLIFLLIKSFKNKKYHLSYFLSSVFIGGLSNFLDRLLYGFVIDYFNFFSVFSFNFSDIMILLGTILFIIKSFKPDKINNLDP, from the coding sequence ATGAAAAAGGAAAAATATTTTCTTATTTTCTTTCTTCTTTTTTTTATTTTAGAACGCTTGATTAAAAATATTCTTTTAATAAAAAAAGAATATTTATTTTTTAAATTAATCCCTAATCCTTACTTTCTCTTTTTTTTCAAGGGAGATATTTTTTATTTTCTTGTTTTGATGATTTTTTTTCTTCTCATTTTTTTGCTTATCAAAAGTTTCAAAAATAAAAAATACCATCTTTCTTATTTTCTTTCTTCTGTTTTTATTGGTGGTTTGAGTAATTTCTTGGATCGCCTTCTCTACGGTTTTGTCATTGATTACTTTAACTTTTTCTCTGTTTTTAGTTTCAATTTTTCTGATATAATGATTCTACTGGGCACAATTTTATTCATTATAAAATCATTTAAACCAGACAAGATAAACAACCTTGACCCTTAG
- the rpmH gene encoding 50S ribosomal protein L34, with protein MSPQRTYQPKVRRRKRVHGFLKRMRTKAGRNVLKRRRMKKRKRLTV; from the coding sequence ATGTCTCCTCAACGGACTTATCAACCAAAAGTAAGAAGAAGAAAAAGAGTTCACGGTTTCTTAAAAAGAATGAGAACAAAAGCGGGACGGAATGTTCTAAAAAGAAGAAGAATGAAAAAGAGGAAAAGGTTAACTGTTTGA
- the yidD gene encoding membrane protein insertion efficiency factor YidD yields the protein MKISFRYFVLYLIKIYQQYFSPERGYFSLLHPFPGICKFRPTCSEYAAQAIEKHGFLKGLFKTIIRILRCHPFSKGGWDPVK from the coding sequence ATGAAAATCTCTTTTCGTTATTTTGTTCTATATTTGATTAAAATTTATCAGCAATACTTTTCTCCTGAGAGAGGTTATTTTTCTCTTCTGCATCCATTTCCTGGCATCTGTAAATTTAGACCAACTTGTTCAGAATATGCCGCTCAAGCCATAGAAAAACATGGCTTTTTGAAAGGTTTATTTAAAACCATTATCAGAATTTTAAGATGTCATCCTTTTTCAAAAGGAGGTTGGGATCCGGTTAAATAA
- a CDS encoding LysM peptidoglycan-binding domain-containing protein, with protein MRSELFLKIKINFILRLVNLFKKIGFFIFWFLEKTLQGFTNFLFFLAKIILSLFFSLYLKTKKLIKEVSLNFHYQDKLFSFVSHFQSKIILIFLIFVFVFIISEQKIIPEKMLSVQASVSFAKETEENEATSPDFKIATVEDEESVLIPNFTFERDFVPTRTEIEKYIVQPGDTISSIAEDFEVSVNTILWENKLTPRSIIRPGQILKILPISGVSHQVKRGETIEKIARYYKANQEDIISFNDLEEKPLVAGEIIIIPEGKIPPPVIPRTVTRSVRDKLWPGQLGQRTREGTNCRDFYPGQCTWYVAQKYCIPWSGHAKSWLANAKKFGFSTGLEPVKGAIVSLRETWYGHVGIVEEVGEDSIIISEMNHLGPWKVNKREIKKDDWRINGYIYLK; from the coding sequence ATGAGATCTGAACTATTTCTTAAAATTAAAATCAATTTTATCCTTCGACTGGTTAATCTTTTTAAAAAGATCGGCTTTTTCATCTTTTGGTTTTTAGAAAAAACCCTTCAGGGCTTTACAAATTTTCTTTTCTTTTTGGCAAAAATTATTTTGTCTCTTTTCTTTTCCTTATATTTAAAAACAAAGAAATTAATTAAAGAGGTCTCTTTGAATTTCCACTACCAGGATAAGCTATTTTCGTTTGTCTCTCACTTTCAGTCAAAAATAATTTTAATTTTTTTGATTTTTGTTTTTGTTTTTATTATCTCTGAACAGAAAATAATACCCGAAAAAATGTTGTCTGTTCAGGCTTCTGTTTCTTTCGCCAAAGAAACAGAAGAGAATGAGGCTACTTCGCCTGATTTTAAAATCGCAACAGTTGAAGATGAGGAATCGGTTTTAATACCAAATTTTACCTTTGAACGAGACTTTGTGCCAACGCGAACAGAAATAGAAAAATATATTGTCCAACCTGGCGACACAATTTCTTCTATTGCCGAAGATTTTGAGGTTAGTGTTAATACAATTTTATGGGAAAATAAATTAACCCCTCGTTCAATTATTAGGCCAGGCCAGATCTTGAAAATTTTACCTATTTCTGGTGTCTCTCATCAAGTCAAAAGAGGAGAAACAATTGAAAAAATTGCTCGTTATTATAAAGCAAATCAAGAAGATATTATTAGCTTTAATGATTTAGAAGAAAAACCATTAGTTGCTGGCGAAATCATTATTATTCCTGAAGGTAAAATTCCACCACCAGTTATACCAAGAACAGTGACAAGGTCTGTTCGAGACAAATTATGGCCCGGTCAATTAGGTCAAAGAACAAGAGAGGGAACTAATTGTCGAGATTTTTATCCTGGACAATGTACCTGGTATGTGGCACAAAAGTACTGTATTCCCTGGTCTGGTCATGCCAAAAGTTGGTTAGCTAATGCAAAAAAATTTGGCTTTTCTACTGGCCTTGAACCAGTCAAGGGTGCCATTGTTTCACTCCGTGAAACTTGGTATGGCCATGTCGGTATTGTTGAAGAAGTGGGCGAAGATTCAATTATTATTTCGGAAATGAATCATTTGGGTCCTTGGAAGGTTAATAAAAGAGAAATAAAAAAAGATGATTGGCGAATCAATGGTTATATCTATTTAAAATAA